In one window of Candidatus Lernaella stagnicola DNA:
- a CDS encoding type II secretion system F family protein: protein MPVFKWEGKSRTGQVVKGEMEAPSSDAVTQKLRSQQIVAMTVKAKGKGLAALNLNLTAPKITEREVVIFSRQFATMIDAGLPLVQCLDILISQQDNKAFQSVLQDVKNDVEAGSTFAKALGKHGKVFDQLYVALVAAGEVGGILDTIMNRLAAYMEKASKLKKKVKGALIYPGVVLSVAFVVIIVLMIWVVPVFQKMFEDFGGALPAPTQVVVNISEFFRGYWFIIFPALVGLFFLFKYFAATPKGSAMLDDISLKLPVFGDLLRKQAVAKFTRTLGTMITSGVPILDGLEIVAKTAGNQTIERAIMQTKERIAEGKTIAEPLLESGVFPPMVCQMITVGEATGALDVMLAKIADFYEDEVDQVTENLAQLIEPIMMVFLGVIVGGLLVTMYLPIFKLVTVIG from the coding sequence ATGCCGGTTTTTAAATGGGAAGGCAAAAGCCGCACCGGCCAAGTCGTCAAAGGCGAAATGGAGGCACCGTCGTCGGACGCGGTAACGCAGAAGCTCCGTTCGCAGCAAATTGTCGCGATGACCGTCAAAGCCAAGGGCAAGGGCTTGGCGGCGCTCAATTTGAATCTGACGGCACCGAAGATCACAGAACGGGAAGTCGTGATTTTCTCGCGTCAGTTCGCCACCATGATCGACGCAGGCCTGCCTCTTGTACAATGTCTCGACATTTTGATCAGCCAGCAGGACAACAAGGCCTTCCAAAGCGTCCTGCAAGACGTTAAAAACGACGTCGAAGCCGGTTCAACCTTCGCCAAGGCGTTGGGAAAACACGGGAAAGTGTTCGACCAGTTGTACGTCGCGCTCGTCGCTGCCGGCGAGGTCGGCGGTATTCTCGATACCATTATGAACCGCTTGGCCGCCTACATGGAAAAGGCCTCCAAGCTGAAAAAGAAGGTCAAAGGCGCGCTGATTTATCCCGGCGTCGTCTTATCCGTCGCGTTCGTCGTCATCATTGTGTTGATGATTTGGGTCGTGCCGGTCTTCCAAAAAATGTTCGAGGACTTCGGCGGCGCGCTACCGGCTCCCACGCAAGTCGTCGTGAATATCTCAGAATTCTTCCGGGGATACTGGTTCATCATCTTCCCCGCCTTGGTCGGTTTGTTCTTCCTCTTCAAGTACTTCGCCGCCACGCCCAAGGGCAGCGCCATGCTGGACGACATTTCGCTGAAATTGCCGGTTTTCGGTGATTTGCTGCGGAAACAAGCGGTGGCCAAGTTCACACGGACCCTGGGCACCATGATTACCTCCGGCGTGCCGATCCTGGATGGTTTGGAAATTGTCGCCAAGACGGCCGGCAACCAGACCATTGAACGCGCCATTATGCAAACCAAGGAGCGCATCGCCGAAGGTAAAACGATCGCCGAGCCGCTTCTGGAGTCAGGCGTGTTCCCGCCGATGGTGTGCCAGATGATCACCGTCGGTGAGGCCACCGGCGCCTTGGACGTCATGTTGGCCAAGATTGCCGACTTTTACGAAGACGAAGTCGACCAGGTCACCGAGAATCTCGCCCAGCTTATCGAACCGATCATGATGGTGTTCCTGGGCGTGATCGTCGGTGGTCTCTTGGTTACCATGTACCTGCCGATCTTCAAGCTCGTTACGGTCATTGGTTAA
- a CDS encoding ATP-binding protein, with protein sequence MLQWLVLLRVVISFILLYTTYVLYQPNSTVLQYGISLIGGNVLMTLLSAMLIERRATSRTFVLFQLYWDFAFVSALVFITGGFDSLFNFLYILTIIFTAILTSQAHTMTMALACSAAYAGILLGQRFGWMHPLAMDQLGFEPAADSEVFVKISLNALAFISMGVLASYLAARGREAHVQVLRQREEMEALQRLNESIVQSLPIGLITCDDEDEITFANSHVADILARKLSDFRGMPLSELLPQWDKHRREGEPFDMDRIISRRGRHQTLSVTTNALCDEVGRIIGRVITLQDMTTVRRLERVAKQADRQAAVAKLAAGIAHEIRNPLASMSGSIQLLSTELKLEPVHEHLMKIVLRETDRLNELINDFLTYARPAKRRDTVGDLSQIIEEQLRVLANDPACHNIEIETNLAPKMICQFDPDQIRQLLWNLFKNALQAMEEAGGTLSVGTRKPERFQGYVEIEVTDTGPGIETDNLDSIFDPFFTTKTKGTGLGLTIAYRIVENHGGLLFVVSEPGLGTTFQVLIPGLDMVSLPAPES encoded by the coding sequence TTGCTGCAGTGGCTTGTGCTGCTGCGGGTCGTAATCTCCTTTATTCTCCTCTACACGACCTACGTCCTTTACCAACCCAATTCGACGGTGCTGCAATACGGCATTTCGTTGATCGGCGGCAACGTGCTGATGACGTTGCTCTCGGCGATGTTGATCGAACGCCGGGCCACCAGCCGCACCTTCGTGCTCTTTCAACTGTACTGGGATTTCGCCTTTGTCAGCGCCCTCGTATTCATCACCGGCGGCTTCGATAGCCTGTTCAACTTCCTGTACATCCTGACGATTATCTTCACCGCGATCCTCACCAGCCAGGCACACACGATGACTATGGCACTGGCCTGCTCCGCCGCCTATGCCGGCATTTTGCTGGGGCAGCGCTTCGGCTGGATGCATCCACTGGCCATGGACCAACTGGGTTTCGAACCCGCCGCGGACAGCGAAGTATTCGTGAAAATTTCACTGAACGCCCTCGCCTTTATCAGCATGGGCGTGCTGGCGAGCTATCTGGCGGCCCGCGGACGCGAAGCGCATGTACAGGTGCTTCGTCAACGCGAGGAAATGGAAGCCCTGCAACGCTTGAACGAAAGTATCGTGCAGTCCTTGCCCATCGGCCTGATTACCTGTGACGACGAGGATGAAATCACCTTCGCCAACAGCCACGTGGCCGATATCTTGGCCCGCAAACTCAGCGATTTCCGCGGGATGCCCCTTTCGGAGTTGCTGCCCCAATGGGACAAGCACCGTCGCGAGGGCGAGCCTTTTGATATGGACCGCATCATCTCGCGCCGCGGTCGACACCAGACGCTGTCGGTCACAACCAACGCGCTGTGCGACGAAGTGGGACGCATTATCGGCCGCGTGATCACCTTGCAGGACATGACGACCGTCCGCCGCTTGGAGCGCGTGGCCAAACAAGCCGACCGGCAGGCCGCCGTGGCCAAACTCGCCGCCGGCATCGCGCATGAGATCCGCAATCCGCTGGCCAGCATGTCGGGATCCATTCAACTGCTGAGCACGGAACTGAAGCTGGAGCCGGTGCACGAGCATCTGATGAAAATCGTGCTGCGCGAAACCGACCGCCTCAATGAACTTATCAATGACTTCCTGACCTATGCGAGGCCCGCCAAGCGGCGGGACACGGTCGGGGATTTGTCGCAGATTATCGAAGAGCAGCTCCGTGTCCTGGCTAACGACCCGGCGTGCCACAACATCGAGATAGAGACGAACCTGGCGCCCAAGATGATCTGTCAATTCGATCCCGATCAAATTCGGCAACTGCTTTGGAATTTGTTCAAGAACGCGCTTCAAGCCATGGAGGAAGCAGGCGGCACGTTGTCGGTCGGCACCCGCAAACCCGAGCGCTTCCAGGGGTATGTCGAAATCGAAGTGACCGACACGGGACCGGGCATCGAGACGGATAATCTGGATTCCATTTTCGATCCGTTTTTCACGACCAAGACAAAAGGGACGGGGCTGGGGCTGACGATTGCCTACCGCATTGTCGAGAACCACGGGGGGCTGCTTTTCGTGGTCTCCGAACCGGGATTGGGGACGACGTTTCAGGTGTTAATTCCCGGATTGGACATGGTCAGCCTGCCCGCGCCTGAGTCGTGA
- a CDS encoding 2-oxoacid:acceptor oxidoreductase family protein — MIEIRFHGRGGQGAVTSAELLAQAAIAEGKFAQAFPSFGPERRGAPVLAFARIDDKPIRLRQAIYEPDVAIVLEEALMSIVDVESGMHDGSIVVINTSKSAAELREKFHLTRTLWLVDATRIAMEGIKRPITNTTMLGAAIRATKCVDLEHMKEPLLERFGPKIGPLNLNVLTRAFEEASEDSAT, encoded by the coding sequence ATGATTGAAATTCGCTTTCATGGACGAGGCGGGCAAGGCGCGGTGACCAGTGCCGAATTGCTCGCCCAAGCCGCCATCGCCGAAGGAAAGTTCGCGCAAGCTTTCCCGAGTTTCGGCCCGGAGCGGCGTGGTGCGCCGGTTCTGGCTTTTGCCCGCATCGACGACAAACCCATCCGGTTGCGCCAAGCGATTTACGAGCCCGATGTTGCGATCGTACTGGAAGAGGCGTTGATGAGCATCGTCGACGTGGAATCTGGAATGCACGACGGCAGCATCGTGGTGATCAACACGAGCAAGAGCGCCGCGGAACTGCGCGAAAAGTTCCACCTCACACGGACCTTGTGGTTGGTTGACGCAACCCGCATCGCGATGGAGGGCATCAAGCGGCCCATCACTAACACGACGATGCTTGGCGCGGCGATTCGCGCCACGAAGTGCGTCGATTTGGAACACATGAAAGAGCCGTTGCTGGAGCGTTTCGGGCCCAAAATCGGACCGTTGAACCTTAACGTGCTCACTCGCGCTTTTGAAGAGGCGTCGGAGGACTCGGCCACATGA
- a CDS encoding 4Fe-4S binding protein translates to MKTKLLPNWREIHLGCVIPEPGTAMEYKTGDWRSFYPKTDETLCVACGLCWLFCPDDSRQPVKRQKAAPGDMYEYYYDFDFNYCKGCGICAAECPTRAITMVEDVKK, encoded by the coding sequence ATGAAAACGAAACTGCTGCCGAATTGGCGGGAAATCCATCTCGGCTGCGTGATACCCGAACCAGGCACGGCCATGGAATACAAAACCGGTGACTGGCGCAGCTTCTATCCGAAAACCGACGAAACCTTGTGCGTCGCCTGCGGCTTGTGCTGGCTGTTCTGCCCGGATGATTCCCGGCAGCCGGTTAAACGCCAGAAGGCCGCGCCCGGCGACATGTACGAGTACTACTACGACTTCGACTTCAACTACTGCAAAGGTTGCGGCATTTGCGCCGCGGAATGCCCGACGCGCGCCATCACGATGGTGGAGGACGTGAAGAAATGA
- a CDS encoding thiamine pyrophosphate-dependent enzyme, producing the protein MSEVNYGVYSARLLPQEELFTKGHRACQGCIPALMLRQITKAVGRELIVCNATGCMEIIASPYPFNAWRVPWIHVAFENAAAVASGVSSAMEVLKRKGRHFHDRKKKIAVMGIGGDGGTMDIGLQALSGALERGHDFFYVCYDNEAYMNTGIQRSSGTPMGASTTTSPAGKVVPGQVTWKKNFAEIAVAHDIPYVATACPSFPFDLMRKVKHAADVNGPAVLHIFAPCPTGWRCAGDAGIRLGRMAVESGIFPLYEVIDGKYIINLDIETVKKTVEDPLAEMSEYFFQQGRFRHLKTKEDLLGEIRDRTMKQWRRLKAKAEMSHV; encoded by the coding sequence ATGAGCGAAGTCAATTACGGCGTCTATTCCGCGCGGCTGTTGCCCCAGGAAGAGCTGTTCACCAAGGGACACCGCGCTTGCCAGGGTTGCATTCCGGCCCTGATGCTGCGGCAAATCACCAAGGCGGTCGGCCGCGAACTTATCGTGTGCAATGCCACGGGCTGCATGGAGATCATTGCCAGCCCTTATCCCTTCAACGCTTGGCGCGTGCCCTGGATTCACGTGGCGTTCGAAAACGCCGCCGCGGTGGCTTCGGGTGTGAGTTCGGCAATGGAAGTGCTCAAGCGCAAGGGCCGGCACTTTCACGACCGCAAAAAGAAGATTGCGGTCATGGGAATCGGCGGCGACGGCGGCACGATGGATATTGGCCTGCAGGCGCTCTCGGGCGCTCTCGAGCGCGGGCACGATTTCTTTTACGTCTGCTACGACAACGAAGCATATATGAACACGGGCATCCAGCGTTCCTCGGGAACGCCCATGGGCGCTTCGACCACGACCAGCCCCGCGGGAAAAGTGGTTCCCGGCCAGGTCACGTGGAAGAAGAACTTCGCCGAAATCGCCGTCGCACACGACATTCCCTACGTGGCTACGGCGTGCCCGAGCTTTCCCTTCGACCTGATGCGCAAGGTGAAGCACGCCGCGGATGTCAACGGCCCGGCGGTGCTGCACATCTTCGCGCCCTGCCCGACCGGCTGGCGCTGCGCCGGCGACGCGGGCATTCGTTTGGGCCGCATGGCGGTCGAAAGCGGCATCTTCCCGTTGTACGAGGTAATTGACGGTAAATACATCATCAATCTGGATATCGAAACGGTGAAGAAAACCGTCGAGGATCCTTTGGCTGAAATGAGCGAGTACTTCTTCCAGCAGGGCCGCTTCCGGCATCTGAAAACCAAGGAAGATCTGCTCGGCGAGATCCGCGACCGCACAATGAAACAATGGAGACGACTTAAAGCCAAAGCGGAGATGAGCCATGTGTGA
- the nuoE gene encoding NADH-quinone oxidoreductase subunit NuoE, translating into MCDCQTKVDTAKIDEMIDKYGKDPSSLILVMQDIQAEYRFLPEPALVHIGEELGVPMSRIYNVATFYRTFSLKPKGKHQIHVCMGTACHVRGAKRIFDGVARELGVEAGETTEDGMFTLETVNCLGSCALGPLVTVDEEYVGKATQAKMKKVIDHLKKEGEGNGEA; encoded by the coding sequence ATGTGTGACTGCCAGACGAAGGTGGATACCGCAAAGATTGACGAAATGATCGACAAGTACGGCAAGGACCCGTCCAGCCTCATTTTGGTGATGCAGGATATCCAAGCCGAGTATCGCTTCCTCCCGGAGCCCGCGTTGGTCCATATCGGCGAGGAACTCGGCGTGCCGATGTCGCGCATTTATAATGTCGCAACCTTTTACAGAACCTTCAGCCTCAAGCCGAAGGGCAAGCATCAAATCCATGTCTGCATGGGTACCGCGTGCCACGTGCGCGGCGCCAAACGCATTTTCGACGGTGTGGCCCGCGAGCTGGGCGTCGAGGCCGGTGAAACCACCGAAGACGGAATGTTCACCCTCGAAACGGTCAATTGCCTCGGCAGTTGCGCCCTCGGGCCCTTGGTGACAGTCGACGAGGAATACGTCGGTAAAGCGACGCAGGCAAAGATGAAGAAAGTCATCGACCACTTGAAGAAAGAGGGAGAGGGCAATGGCGAGGCTTAA